CTTAAAGCACTCATCTCCGGGTAAATTCACCGACATGGTAGACAAGTCAGAAAAAACGAAAAAGCCAATCGCCCTCTGGGCGGTTCCGCGTTCTATCTCCACGGCGTTCGAGCGGTATTTCGTGGAGCGCGACGACTTCGAGGTTCTGCACGAGCCGTTCGGGCAGTCGTACTATTACAGCGAGGACCGTCTCTCCGAGCGTTACGCCGACGAGGTCGAGCCGGGCAACGGCTACGGGGCCGTGCTCGAAGAAGTGGTAAGACCCCGCAGGAAGCGGGTCTTTATCAAGGACATGGCGTATCACGCCAGATCCCTTATAGAGAGTGAAGGCGAGGGGTTCGCCGGGCGGTTCATCAACACGTTTATCGTGCGCGACCCGAAGTACGTCATCACCTCGATGGCGAAGATGTGGCCGGACTTCACGCAGGAAGAGGCCGGCTACGATGACGTGTACAAGCTGTTTCGGCTGTCGGGTTCGCTCGGGCAGGATGCGGTCGTGGTGGACGCGATGAGCTTCACGGAGAACCCGGAAGGCGTGATGAAGCGGTACTGCGAGAAGGTCGGGGTCGAGTTCGAGAAGGGTTCGCTCTCGTGGGAGGCGAAGAAGGTGCAGGAGTGGGAGAGCTGGGACGGCTGGCACGACGCGGCCGAGAAGAGCACCGGCATCAAGCCCGCGACCAGAAAAGACCCGGTGCTCTCCGTAGAGCTGCTGGAGATCTACGAGCGGTGCCTCCCGGCTTACTACAAGCTCGCCGCGAGCGCGATCCCCGCTTCCCGATAGGGGGCTGGGAAGTCGTCAAAGGGTCAGAGCTACCCGGAGCCTCGACTGTTTCCTGGCTTATCTCGGCGGCGAAAAGTCCGTCGGTGCCGGTCGTGTAGAGGTTCGTCGCGGGCGCGCCCTTCCGTTCGATGAGAGCAAGTCGGAAGGGCGCTCACCGTGGTTCGGAGAGCCGGGATCTCATCTCCGAGCGTCGTGAGGTTTCCTCCGCCTCGATCGCGGCTGTCCATCCCTGGCAGAGGCCCGGGGTTTGCTACTGAGCGTACTGATCGTCTACGGCGACGGCGCTGTCTTCGGGCGGCGCGGCCGGTACTTCTGGTTCGGGTGCTGACTGCCCGGTCGGCGCTTCGACCTGCGTTTCCTCGGCTTGAGGTACAACGACATCGTTTGCGTCCGGTTCGGTAACCTCCGACACTTCGACCTCGTCTCCACCGCCGCCGGAGTTATCGGTTTCGGAAACCCCGCCGGCATCAGAGCCGTCCTGAGAGTCACCGCCCGGAGGCGCTTCATCCGCAGGGGTCTCGTCTGCAGGGGCTTCGCTTACTGGTGCCTCTGAGGGTGCCTCGTT
This sequence is a window from Rubrobacter indicoceani. Protein-coding genes within it:
- a CDS encoding sulfotransferase family protein, encoding MVDKSEKTKKPIALWAVPRSISTAFERYFVERDDFEVLHEPFGQSYYYSEDRLSERYADEVEPGNGYGAVLEEVVRPRRKRVFIKDMAYHARSLIESEGEGFAGRFINTFIVRDPKYVITSMAKMWPDFTQEEAGYDDVYKLFRLSGSLGQDAVVVDAMSFTENPEGVMKRYCEKVGVEFEKGSLSWEAKKVQEWESWDGWHDAAEKSTGIKPATRKDPVLSVELLEIYERCLPAYYKLAASAIPASR